In the Deinococcus ficus genome, one interval contains:
- a CDS encoding RuvX/YqgF family protein, whose product MTDPAPPAPLPSAPRDPVVLALDVSKARIGFAVSAGRLAFGRGSVDRKRLPLDLKAVRLKVEETGAGLLLLGLPLRTDGARSPAADRVRAFGKILAEKGYAVAYQDERFTTQRARALNAGDLDEAAAVQILELYLLGQAQPAAEGDAPA is encoded by the coding sequence GTGACGGACCCCGCCCCGCCTGCCCCCCTCCCCTCTGCGCCGCGTGACCCGGTGGTGCTGGCCCTGGACGTCAGCAAGGCCCGGATCGGGTTCGCGGTGAGCGCCGGGCGGCTGGCGTTCGGGCGGGGCAGCGTGGACCGGAAACGCCTGCCGCTGGACCTGAAGGCCGTGCGCCTGAAGGTCGAGGAGACCGGCGCGGGCCTGCTGCTGCTGGGCTTGCCACTGCGCACCGATGGCGCCCGCAGTCCGGCCGCGGACCGGGTGCGGGCCTTCGGGAAGATCCTGGCGGAGAAGGGGTACGCGGTGGCGTACCAGGACGAGCGCTTCACCACGCAGCGCGCCCGCGCCCTGAACGCCGGCGACCTGGACGAGGCGGCCGCCGTGCAGATCCTGGAACTGTACCTGCTCGGTCAGGCGCAGCCGGCGGCAGAGGGTGACGCCCCGGCTTGA
- a CDS encoding long-chain fatty acid--CoA ligase, which yields MKGNMMHVPLTIPFILERCRTVYPDREIVSLVIGGRNEAGQPTPARHSTTYGAVADRALRLAGGLLGLGLQPGDRVATLAVNSFRHLEAYLGVPSAGLVLHTVNIRLHPEQVAWILNHAEDRVLLIENAFAAMIPALKAACPKLEHVLVLGPTPQPIPLPGVQDYDAFVAAQEPLARYPELHEDDAAGMCYTSGTTGHPKGVLYTHRSTILHSLASAPKDALNVGEADTVLPIVPMFHVNAWGLPYTCAMFGARQVFTGVFTDGGTLARFMQEEGVTITAGVPTIWMGLLGELDRAKAAGTPYDLSGIERLVVGGSAAPESLIRAFEDRHALTLMQAWGMTETHPLGTASQVPPGVDPRSDEGYRLRAKQGRPVPLVELALLNEAGERVPHDGKTMGRLIARGPWIADSYFKGEGEGSFLTLDGQQWFDTGDISTLTENYYMQIEDRSKDLIKSGGEWISSVDLENAIMGHPAVAQAAVIAMPHEKWDERPLAVIVPKPGMSVTHAEITEFLTPMFAKWWLPDAVALTDSIPIGATGKFLKRELREEYRGYGTDAWPHRAARGDV from the coding sequence ATGAAGGGCAACATGATGCACGTTCCGCTGACCATTCCGTTCATTCTGGAGCGCTGCCGGACGGTGTACCCGGACCGGGAGATCGTGTCGCTGGTGATCGGCGGGCGGAACGAGGCGGGGCAGCCGACGCCGGCGAGGCACAGCACGACGTACGGCGCGGTGGCGGACCGGGCGCTGCGGCTGGCGGGTGGGCTGCTCGGCCTGGGGTTGCAGCCGGGGGACCGGGTGGCGACGCTGGCGGTGAACAGTTTCCGGCACCTGGAGGCCTACCTGGGCGTGCCGAGCGCGGGGCTGGTGCTGCACACGGTGAACATCCGGCTGCATCCGGAACAGGTGGCGTGGATTCTGAATCATGCGGAGGACCGGGTGCTGCTCATCGAGAACGCGTTCGCGGCGATGATTCCGGCGCTGAAGGCCGCCTGCCCGAAGCTGGAGCACGTGCTGGTGCTGGGGCCGACGCCGCAGCCGATTCCGCTGCCGGGCGTGCAGGATTATGACGCGTTCGTGGCGGCGCAGGAGCCGCTGGCGCGGTACCCGGAGCTGCACGAGGACGACGCGGCCGGCATGTGCTACACGTCCGGCACCACCGGGCACCCCAAGGGCGTGCTGTACACGCACCGCAGCACCATCCTGCACAGTCTGGCGAGCGCCCCGAAGGACGCGCTGAACGTGGGCGAGGCGGACACGGTCCTGCCGATCGTGCCGATGTTCCACGTGAACGCCTGGGGGTTGCCGTACACCTGCGCGATGTTCGGGGCGCGGCAGGTCTTCACGGGGGTGTTCACGGACGGGGGCACGCTGGCGCGGTTCATGCAGGAGGAGGGCGTGACCATCACGGCGGGCGTGCCGACCATCTGGATGGGCCTGCTGGGCGAACTGGACCGCGCGAAGGCGGCGGGCACGCCGTACGACCTGTCTGGGATCGAGCGGCTGGTGGTGGGCGGCAGCGCCGCGCCGGAAAGCCTGATCCGCGCGTTCGAGGACCGGCACGCGCTCACGCTGATGCAGGCGTGGGGCATGACGGAAACGCACCCGCTGGGCACAGCGAGTCAGGTGCCGCCCGGCGTGGACCCCCGCAGTGACGAGGGGTACCGCCTGCGCGCCAAGCAGGGCCGCCCGGTGCCGCTGGTGGAACTGGCACTGCTGAACGAGGCCGGGGAGCGCGTCCCGCACGACGGGAAGACCATGGGCCGCCTGATCGCGCGCGGACCCTGGATCGCGGACAGTTACTTCAAGGGAGAGGGCGAGGGCAGTTTCCTCACGCTGGACGGCCAGCAGTGGTTCGACACGGGGGACATCAGCACCCTGACGGAGAACTACTACATGCAGATCGAGGACCGCAGCAAGGACCTCATCAAGTCCGGCGGAGAGTGGATCAGCAGCGTGGACCTGGAGAACGCCATCATGGGGCACCCGGCGGTGGCGCAGGCGGCCGTGATCGCCATGCCGCACGAGAAGTGGGACGAGCGGCCCCTGGCGGTGATCGTGCCGAAACCCGGCATGAGCGTCACGCACGCGGAGATCACGGAATTCCTCACGCCGATGTTCGCGAAGTGGTGGCTGCCGGACGCCGTGGCCCTCACGGACAGCATTCCCATCGGCGCGACCGGGAAGTTCCTGAAGCGTGAACTGCGCGAGGAGTACCGCGGGTACGGCACGGACGCCTGGCCGCACCGCGCGGCGCGCGGCGACGTGTAA